One Thermococcus eurythermalis DNA segment encodes these proteins:
- a CDS encoding hydrogenase 3 maturation endopeptidase HyCI: MNLEELFQNAKRVVICGIGNDIRGDDAFGVLVAERLKELLDNPNVLVLNCGEVPENCTGKIARFNPDLVVFVDAVDFGGEVGEYVIADPKGTLGEAVSTHGLPLKFVTQFMKTMVKAEFVLIGCQPGSTGLFQEPSELIKKRAERLAELLAGILGKEGAG; the protein is encoded by the coding sequence ATGAACCTCGAAGAACTCTTCCAGAACGCGAAAAGGGTCGTTATCTGCGGAATCGGGAACGACATTAGGGGAGACGACGCCTTTGGAGTTCTAGTAGCGGAGAGGCTGAAGGAGTTGCTCGACAACCCCAACGTCCTCGTGCTGAACTGCGGGGAGGTTCCTGAGAACTGCACTGGAAAAATAGCGCGCTTTAATCCAGATCTAGTGGTTTTCGTAGATGCGGTGGACTTTGGTGGTGAAGTTGGAGAATACGTCATAGCCGACCCCAAGGGAACGCTCGGCGAAGCGGTCTCCACTCACGGCCTCCCCCTGAAGTTCGTCACCCAGTTCATGAAGACGATGGTCAAGGCGGAGTTCGTGCTCATAGGCTGTCAGCCAGGCTCGACAGGCCTCTTTCAGGAGCCGAGCGAACTCATAAAAAAGCGTGCGGAGAGGTTAGCGGAACTGCTGGCGGGGATTCTGGGAAAGGAAGGGGCAGGTTAA